One part of the Plasmodium yoelii strain 17X genome assembly, chromosome: 13 genome encodes these proteins:
- a CDS encoding pre-rRNA-processing protein PNO1, putative produces the protein MTKRIIKNSTAIRDDGKNVTKEQIKENDNDVNGEETRNVLTLENILQDNGTDNNKKVKNKLIFKNIKKNNDSSINKNEMRIITIPRQRISSVKNNWLELIKPIVTNLKLEIRMNKDKIEVRTCKLTEDKNNLQKSSDYIKAYLLGFSIEDALALLRIDDLYIESFQIKDVKILKGDHLSRCIGRICGSNGSTKYAIENATKTRIVIAGDKIHILGSFNNIKMARYSICSLILGSTQGKIFNKLNILAKRLKERF, from the coding sequence ATGACGAaaagaattattaaaaactCGACGGCTATACGGGATGATGGGAAAAATGTAACTAAAGAACAAATTAAGGAAAATGATAACGACGTGAATGGTGAAGAAACACGAAACGTTCTGACCCTAGAAAATATATTGCAAGATAATGGTacagataataataaaaaagtaaaaaacaaattaatatttaaaaatatcaaaaaaaataatgatagttctattaataaaaatgaaatgagAATTATAACTATACCTAGACAAAGAATATCAtcagtaaaaaataattggcTTGAATTAATAAAGCCAATTGtaacaaatttaaaattagAAATACGTATGAACAAAGATAAAATAGAAGTAAGAACATGCAAATTAAcagaagataaaaataatttacaaaaatCCTCAGattatattaaagcatatttaCTTGGATTCAGCATTGAAGATGCCTTAGCATTATTAAGAATagatgatttatatattgaaagttttcaaataaaagatgttaaaatattaaaaggaGATCATTTATCTCGATGTATTGGTAGAATATGTGGTAGCAATGGATCAACTAAATATGCTATTGAAAATGCAACAAAAACAAGAATAGTAATAGCAGGTgataaaatacatatattaggtagttttaataatattaaaatggcTAGATATTCTATATGTAGTTTAATTCTTGGATCAACTCAAGGAAAAATTTTCAACAAATTGAACATACTTGCTAAAAGACTTAAAGAGCGATTTTAA